In one window of Tenacibaculum mesophilum DNA:
- a CDS encoding helix-turn-helix domain-containing protein translates to MLKQILFLFLVIFNCILSFSQEIEKYNESDLIKIKKKFYLNKEIGVDSSLYYMNKLLLSNNTAYKTFGYAAIEYLKVREKQSINTSFKDSINKYLPKIVRVNKNFPLLFDIHILLGNSNKRRKLIKPALQNYITAENYALLAKDIERIIKIKGNIALIYQDMGELDKALNKAKETLDLIEANKESLSNKYYSSKYKRMFNVAAIYATLYKKNREKQQYADSSLHYYNLILKTKEFNLNSYYTGKVYYGKGTIYTLKKEYSKASSFLEKSLALFEKSKSQSYLYKGYYNNGLNYYNLNKFEKAKHNFLTALKIKKDTILDDNYIKMNGYLSQIYTYQNKVDSANYYLNTYVNNHSKVSLRDKKQFKEAIKVDFDKKIKKLKEDSNKKNFYYEIIVIGLISTVIVISFLVFKNAKEKKKTKKKLSELLNKISKKEDLTEKPFSLPNPLKIKDEQHQQIISGLLKIEEKKYFLKEEYNLYNAAKKIGTNTTYLSKIIKDYKKMSFNDYTNELRINYIIGILSNDKKVRSYTTQAIGEIAGYKNAKSFTRIFKKYIGITPYQFIEKINKEL, encoded by the coding sequence ATGTTAAAGCAAATTTTATTTCTCTTCTTAGTAATTTTTAATTGTATTCTTTCTTTTTCTCAAGAAATAGAGAAGTATAACGAAAGTGACTTGATAAAAATTAAAAAAAAGTTCTATTTAAATAAAGAAATTGGTGTTGATAGTTCTTTATACTACATGAACAAGCTTCTACTAAGTAATAATACTGCTTATAAAACTTTTGGATATGCTGCTATAGAATATTTAAAAGTAAGAGAAAAACAATCTATAAACACTTCTTTTAAAGATAGTATTAATAAATATCTTCCTAAAATAGTAAGAGTAAATAAAAATTTTCCTTTACTGTTTGATATTCATATTCTCTTAGGCAACTCTAATAAAAGAAGAAAGTTAATTAAACCAGCTTTACAAAATTATATTACAGCCGAAAATTACGCTTTGTTAGCCAAAGATATTGAGCGAATTATTAAAATAAAAGGGAACATCGCACTTATTTATCAAGACATGGGAGAGCTTGATAAAGCTCTTAATAAAGCAAAAGAAACTCTTGACCTTATAGAAGCTAATAAAGAATCCCTTTCAAACAAGTATTATAGTAGCAAATATAAAAGAATGTTTAATGTTGCTGCTATTTACGCTACTTTATATAAAAAAAATAGAGAAAAACAGCAGTATGCAGACTCTTCTTTACATTACTATAATTTGATACTAAAAACAAAAGAGTTTAATCTTAATAGCTATTATACCGGCAAAGTTTATTATGGAAAAGGGACTATTTATACTTTAAAAAAAGAATACTCTAAAGCTAGTTCTTTTCTTGAAAAAAGTTTAGCGTTATTCGAAAAAAGCAAGTCACAGTCTTATTTATACAAAGGATACTACAACAATGGTCTAAACTATTATAATTTAAATAAATTCGAAAAGGCTAAACATAACTTTTTAACTGCTCTTAAAATAAAAAAAGACACCATTTTAGATGATAATTATATAAAAATGAATGGATACCTTTCACAAATTTATACTTATCAAAATAAAGTAGACTCTGCAAATTATTATTTAAACACATATGTAAATAATCATTCAAAAGTTTCATTAAGAGATAAAAAACAGTTTAAAGAAGCAATTAAAGTTGATTTTGATAAAAAAATTAAAAAGTTAAAAGAGGATAGTAACAAAAAGAATTTTTATTATGAAATTATAGTTATAGGATTAATATCTACAGTAATAGTTATCTCTTTTTTAGTATTTAAAAACGCTAAAGAAAAAAAGAAAACAAAGAAAAAGTTAAGTGAACTATTAAATAAAATTTCAAAAAAAGAAGACCTAACTGAAAAGCCCTTTTCTTTACCTAATCCATTAAAAATAAAAGACGAACAACATCAACAAATTATTAGCGGCTTATTAAAAATAGAGGAAAAGAAATACTTTTTAAAAGAAGAGTATAATTTATATAATGCAGCTAAAAAAATAGGAACCAATACTACTTACCTATCAAAAATCATTAAAGATTATAAAAAAATGAGCTTTAATGATTATACGAATGAGTTACGTATTAATTACATTATTGGAATATTGAGTAATGATAAGAAAGTGAGGTCTTATACAACACAAGCTATTGGAGAAATTGCTGGATATAAAAATGCGAAGTCTTTTACTCGAATTTTTAAAAAATATATAGGTATAACTCCTTATCAATTTATAGAGAAAATTAATAAGGAGTTATAA
- the lon gene encoding endopeptidase La: MSKSKILHLDNLSLQDVFNEDSELIPLLTPEDEELINQESIPEELPILPLRNTVLFPGVVIPITAGRDKSIQLIKDANKGDKVVGVVAQKDSEVEDPGIDDIYQTGVVAQILRVLKMPDGNTTVIIQGKKRFEIEEITQEAPYLKARVKEAVDEREIDDQKEFDAIIDSIKDLALEVIKENPMLPSEASFAIKNIQSNSFLVNFISSNMELSVSQKQVLLEKDNLKERALLTLKNLDKELQKLQLRNDIQSKTRSDLDKQQREYYLNQQLKTIQDELGGVSHEQELDEMRTKAKSKKWNKEVGETFEKELGRLRRMNPQMAEYGVQRNYLELMLELPWGEYSKDKFDLKRAQKILDRDHFGLEKVKERILEHLAVLKLRGDMKSPIICLYGPPGVGKTSLGKSVAEALGRKYVRMSLGGLRDEAEIRGHRKTYIGAMPGRLIQNIKKAGTSNPVFVLDEIDKLSQSHQGDPSSAMLEVLDPEQNTAFYDNYLEVGYDLSKVLFIATANNINQIPWALRDRMEIINVTGYTIEEKVEIAKKYLFPKQLKEHGLSKEHLTVGKKQIEKIVEGYTRESGVRGLEKQVAKVVRFAAKSIAMEEEYNVVLTNEDIETILGPARLERDKYENNDVAGVVTGLAWTSVGGDILFIESIISKGKGNLSITGNLGTVMKESSTIAMKYIKSNAEEFGINPEVLDKYDVHIHVPEGATPKDGPSAGITMLTSLVSVFTQRKVKNKLAMTGEITLRGKVLPVGGIKEKILAAKRANIKEIILCADNKKDIEEIKESYLKGLTFHYVTDMSEVIDIALTKQKVKKAKKLL, encoded by the coding sequence ATGAGTAAATCAAAAATATTACATTTAGACAATTTGTCGCTTCAAGATGTTTTTAATGAGGATTCAGAGTTAATTCCATTATTAACACCAGAAGATGAAGAGTTAATAAATCAAGAAAGTATTCCTGAAGAATTACCAATTCTTCCTCTACGTAATACAGTGTTATTTCCAGGAGTTGTAATTCCAATTACGGCAGGTAGAGATAAGTCTATTCAGTTAATTAAAGATGCCAACAAGGGAGATAAAGTTGTAGGTGTTGTAGCACAAAAAGATAGTGAAGTTGAAGATCCAGGAATTGATGATATTTATCAAACAGGTGTAGTGGCACAAATTTTACGTGTATTAAAAATGCCTGATGGTAATACAACTGTAATTATCCAAGGTAAAAAGCGTTTTGAAATAGAGGAAATTACGCAAGAAGCCCCTTACTTAAAAGCAAGAGTAAAAGAAGCTGTAGATGAGCGAGAAATTGATGATCAAAAAGAGTTTGATGCAATTATCGATTCGATTAAAGACTTAGCATTAGAGGTAATTAAAGAAAACCCTATGCTACCTTCAGAAGCATCTTTTGCTATAAAAAATATTCAATCCAATTCATTTTTGGTGAATTTTATTTCGTCAAACATGGAATTAAGTGTATCGCAAAAGCAGGTATTACTTGAGAAAGACAATTTAAAAGAACGTGCATTATTAACGTTAAAGAATTTAGATAAAGAGCTTCAAAAGTTACAATTACGTAACGATATTCAATCTAAAACACGTTCTGACTTAGATAAACAACAACGTGAATACTATTTAAATCAACAATTAAAAACCATTCAAGATGAATTAGGTGGTGTTTCTCACGAGCAAGAGCTAGATGAAATGCGTACTAAGGCTAAGTCTAAAAAATGGAATAAAGAGGTTGGAGAAACTTTTGAGAAAGAGTTAGGGCGTTTAAGACGTATGAACCCTCAAATGGCAGAATATGGTGTACAGCGTAACTACTTAGAGTTAATGTTAGAGTTACCTTGGGGCGAGTATTCAAAAGATAAATTTGATTTAAAAAGAGCTCAAAAAATTTTAGATAGAGATCATTTTGGGTTAGAGAAAGTTAAAGAGCGTATTTTAGAGCATTTAGCGGTTTTAAAATTACGTGGTGATATGAAATCGCCAATTATTTGTTTATACGGACCTCCAGGAGTAGGTAAAACATCGTTAGGTAAATCGGTAGCTGAAGCATTAGGACGCAAGTACGTACGTATGTCTTTAGGAGGTTTACGTGATGAAGCTGAAATTAGAGGACACCGTAAAACCTATATTGGAGCAATGCCTGGTCGTTTAATCCAAAATATTAAAAAGGCAGGAACTTCAAATCCTGTATTTGTGTTAGATGAAATAGATAAGTTAAGTCAAAGTCATCAAGGAGATCCTTCTTCAGCAATGTTAGAAGTATTAGACCCAGAACAAAACACAGCTTTTTATGATAATTATTTAGAAGTGGGATATGATCTTTCTAAAGTATTATTTATAGCAACAGCTAATAACATTAATCAAATTCCATGGGCATTACGTGATCGTATGGAAATTATTAACGTAACAGGGTATACTATTGAAGAGAAGGTAGAAATAGCTAAAAAATACTTGTTCCCAAAGCAATTAAAAGAGCACGGATTATCAAAAGAACATTTAACAGTAGGTAAAAAGCAGATAGAGAAAATAGTTGAAGGATATACTAGAGAGTCTGGAGTCCGTGGTTTAGAAAAACAAGTAGCAAAAGTAGTTCGCTTTGCCGCTAAGTCTATTGCGATGGAAGAGGAGTACAATGTTGTTTTGACAAATGAAGATATAGAAACTATTTTAGGACCTGCACGTTTAGAACGTGATAAGTACGAGAATAACGATGTTGCAGGTGTTGTTACTGGGTTAGCTTGGACAAGTGTTGGAGGAGATATTTTATTTATAGAATCTATTATTTCTAAAGGAAAAGGAAATCTTTCAATAACAGGTAACTTAGGTACTGTAATGAAAGAGTCTTCAACAATAGCAATGAAATATATAAAATCTAATGCTGAAGAATTTGGAATTAATCCTGAAGTATTAGATAAATATGATGTACACATTCACGTGCCTGAAGGAGCTACCCCTAAAGATGGTCCAAGTGCAGGTATTACGATGTTAACTTCTTTAGTTTCTGTATTTACACAGCGTAAGGTGAAAAATAAATTAGCCATGACTGGAGAGATCACGCTACGCGGAAAGGTACTTCCAGTTGGTGGAATTAAAGAAAAAATATTAGCAGCAAAACGAGCAAATATTAAAGAAATTATTTTGTGTGCTGATAATAAAAAGGATATAGAAGAAATAAAAGAGAGCTACTTAAAAGGGTTAACATTTCATTATGTAACCGACATGAGTGAGGTAATTGATATAGCACTTACCAAGCAAAAAGTTAAAAAAGCTAAGAAACTTTTATAA